Proteins encoded together in one Riemerella anatipestifer window:
- a CDS encoding Crp/Fnr family transcriptional regulator codes for MDKLVKYLEDNYNISNEEIALLEQCVEAYTYTKGSCISSVGAIVDKIYFIDEGIMRAYYTGETDLEITRRFYFENDFCTNWVSFRNCIPSVEYIEAVNDVSGVSISFSDFMKLLETSTNFKNIYAHILEKFQDYHLKKFHFINNLTLQEQVSDMELYFPKLRQKISNKLLASFLHITPQHLCRVKKKLIK; via the coding sequence GTGGATAAACTTGTCAAATATTTAGAAGATAATTATAATATTTCTAATGAAGAAATAGCTTTGTTAGAGCAGTGTGTTGAAGCTTATACTTACACTAAAGGTTCTTGCATCTCGTCTGTTGGAGCTATAGTTGATAAGATATATTTTATTGACGAGGGTATAATGAGAGCATATTATACTGGTGAAACAGATCTGGAAATAACAAGAAGATTTTATTTTGAAAATGATTTCTGTACCAATTGGGTTAGTTTCCGTAATTGCATTCCAAGTGTGGAATATATTGAGGCCGTAAATGATGTTTCTGGAGTTTCTATTTCATTCTCTGATTTTATGAAACTTTTGGAGACTTCTACTAATTTTAAGAATATTTACGCACATATTTTAGAAAAATTTCAAGATTATCATTTGAAAAAATTCCATTTTATAAATAATCTTACTCTGCAGGAACAAGTAAGTGATATGGAACTTTATTTTCCGAAACTGCGACAAAAAATTTCTAATAAGCTATTAGCTTCTTTTTTACATATAACCCCGCAGCATCTATGTAGAGTGAAAAAAAAGTTAATCAAGTAA
- a CDS encoding DUF4407 domain-containing protein, with translation MKTKLQKPLSTNHKINGLQYFLLVCSGANIHILKKTPSEWNKFSGIGGIVFFTAVFATLSAGYAIYTIFDNFYISLIFALIWGLMIFNLDRYIVSSIKKTSSWWQQILMAVPRLILATFLGIIISKPLELKIFEKEINKQLNTIIQRNKKELQQEMQSRILTQSSPFETEKKQIQEKILTYQKAYDSASVELEKEVLGKSSALTSGKEGFGPNAKRKSELKEQRRLDLENYQKQVAPRLEYLDKEISKVYSNVENERLKTEDSENRFNGFAARLQALDELGENSPIIAVAAMFIMGLFICLEISPVLVKLISGVGPYDFLLEKNETEFKVYAQEKIEKNKIASEKRLDEFKRGL, from the coding sequence ATGAAAACAAAACTTCAGAAGCCACTATCTACAAATCATAAAATAAATGGGTTGCAATATTTTCTTCTCGTTTGTAGTGGCGCTAACATTCATATCTTGAAAAAAACACCTAGCGAATGGAATAAATTTTCTGGAATAGGAGGCATCGTCTTTTTTACAGCAGTTTTTGCCACATTATCGGCGGGGTATGCTATCTATACTATTTTTGACAACTTCTACATTTCCCTCATATTTGCTTTAATTTGGGGATTGATGATATTCAACCTTGACCGATACATTGTATCTTCTATAAAAAAGACAAGTTCTTGGTGGCAACAAATACTAATGGCGGTTCCAAGATTGATATTAGCAACTTTTTTAGGCATCATCATCTCTAAACCTTTGGAATTAAAGATATTTGAAAAAGAAATTAATAAACAGCTCAACACCATTATTCAAAGGAATAAGAAAGAGCTTCAACAAGAAATGCAAAGCAGAATTTTAACCCAAAGTTCGCCTTTTGAAACCGAGAAAAAACAAATTCAAGAAAAAATATTAACCTATCAGAAAGCCTACGATTCAGCATCTGTGGAGCTAGAAAAAGAGGTACTTGGGAAATCTTCCGCCCTTACCAGTGGAAAAGAAGGCTTTGGACCCAATGCTAAAAGAAAATCGGAACTTAAAGAACAACGCCGATTAGACTTAGAAAATTATCAAAAACAAGTCGCTCCTCGCCTAGAATATTTGGATAAAGAAATATCAAAAGTCTATTCTAATGTAGAGAATGAACGCCTTAAAACCGAAGATTCAGAAAACAGATTTAATGGTTTTGCCGCGAGACTTCAAGCATTAGATGAACTAGGAGAAAACTCTCCCATCATTGCTGTTGCGGCAATGTTTATTATGGGATTATTTATTTGTCTAGAAATTTCCCCTGTTTTAGTGAAACTTATCTCGGGAGTTGGACCTTATGACTTCTTACTAGAGAAAAACGAAACCGAATTTAAAGTCTATGCCCAAGAAAAAATAGAGAAAAACAAAATAGCTTCAGAAAAAAGGTTAGATGAGTTTAAAAGAGGGTTATAA
- a CDS encoding DUF3817 domain-containing protein gives MNIIDKFFNKYPEDKLIKWFKQICVAEAISCFLLYGIAMIWKRYDTEGLLPTIFIIIAGNIHGLFFTLYLLLCLPARRIFKWDDEDFVFALLAAFFPFATIWVEKKLAKMDRE, from the coding sequence ATGAATATAATTGATAAATTTTTCAATAAATACCCTGAAGATAAACTCATAAAATGGTTTAAACAAATCTGCGTTGCAGAAGCCATTTCTTGCTTCTTACTCTACGGCATCGCTATGATTTGGAAACGCTACGATACCGAAGGTCTTCTTCCTACGATATTCATCATTATTGCAGGTAATATACACGGTTTATTTTTCACTTTATACTTGTTGCTCTGTCTTCCTGCAAGGAGAATTTTTAAGTGGGACGATGAGGATTTCGTATTTGCTCTATTGGCGGCATTCTTTCCGTTTGCAACAATATGGGTGGAAAAAAAACTCGCAAAAATGGATAGAGAGTAA
- a CDS encoding IS982-like element ISRa1 family transposase — protein MNNIEQIYERILEVLGLFSENQLISYQRRTPKMSDLEVISLNITAEYLSIDSELQLFRKLPNSLINKIERSVYNKRKRRLSLQTEQIRQRISMEFNEFEDIFIVDSMPMKVCENARSTRSKICKEQSYSSPTYGYCASQKLYFYGYKLHAVCSLNGVIKNFDISPASVHDIHYLKDIGEQMRNCTLIGDRGYLSAKVQIDLFNYANIKLDTPMRSNQKDYIPQFSLYKKKRKRIEIFFSQLCDQFMIKRNYAKTFEGFKTRIISKITAATVIQYINKFIFQRKLNHLKISII, from the coding sequence ATGAACAACATAGAGCAAATATATGAAAGAATTTTGGAAGTTTTAGGACTTTTTTCAGAAAATCAACTGATTAGTTATCAGAGAAGAACACCTAAAATGAGCGATTTAGAAGTCATAAGTCTTAATATTACTGCTGAATACTTGAGTATTGATAGCGAATTACAGTTATTTAGAAAATTGCCAAACTCTCTGATAAACAAAATTGAAAGAAGTGTTTACAATAAGCGAAAACGAAGACTATCCCTACAAACAGAGCAAATTAGACAGCGTATTTCGATGGAGTTCAATGAGTTTGAAGATATTTTTATCGTTGATAGCATGCCAATGAAAGTTTGTGAAAATGCTCGTTCTACTCGTTCAAAAATTTGTAAAGAGCAATCCTATTCTTCACCAACATATGGTTATTGTGCTTCACAGAAATTATATTTCTATGGCTATAAACTACACGCAGTATGTTCTTTAAATGGTGTGATTAAGAATTTTGATATAAGCCCTGCATCCGTTCACGACATCCACTATTTAAAAGATATTGGTGAGCAAATGCGAAACTGTACTTTAATTGGAGATAGAGGCTATTTATCAGCAAAAGTTCAAATAGATTTATTTAACTATGCTAATATTAAATTAGATACACCAATGAGAAGTAATCAGAAAGATTATATTCCTCAATTTTCATTGTACAAGAAAAAGCGAAAACGAATTGAGATATTTTTCTCTCAACTTTGCGACCAATTTATGATTAAAAGAAACTATGCTAAAACTTTTGAAGGCTTTAAAACAAGGATAATCAGTAAAATAACCGCCGCAACGGTTATTCAATATATCAATAAATTTATCTTCCAAAGAAAATTAAATCATCTAAAAATCAGTATTATTTAA
- a CDS encoding GLPGLI family protein, translating into MHNGYNIRQIDSLKAFKAEGSYRGREYIAWFTTDIPIAEGPFKFKNLPGLILELRSKDGDYSITLNGIERNEEEIDFPEAILIKNREKYKELLEKFAKNPSYKMQQRDSSNSFKYKTYIGGKEVNNAEKYKAYNKFVWDFMNNHNNSIEKDELWIR; encoded by the coding sequence ATGCACAACGGGTATAATATAAGGCAAATAGATTCCTTAAAGGCTTTTAAAGCGGAGGGAAGTTATAGAGGAAGGGAGTATATTGCTTGGTTTACAACGGATATTCCTATTGCAGAAGGTCCGTTTAAATTTAAAAATCTTCCAGGTCTAATTTTAGAATTAAGGAGCAAAGATGGTGATTATAGCATAACTCTTAATGGGATAGAAAGGAATGAGGAAGAAATAGATTTTCCTGAAGCTATCTTGATTAAAAATAGAGAGAAATATAAGGAGTTGCTCGAAAAATTTGCCAAAAATCCAAGTTACAAAATGCAACAAAGAGATAGCTCAAACTCATTTAAGTATAAAACTTATATTGGTGGAAAAGAGGTAAATAATGCGGAAAAGTATAAAGCGTACAATAAATTTGTTTGGGACTTTATGAATAATCACAACAACTCAATAGAAAAAGATGAATTATGGATAAGATAA
- a CDS encoding fumarate hydratase — MEFHYQEPFPILKDDTPYKKLTSEYVKVEKLGDREILTVDPKGLELLAEHALADVSFMLRPTHLQKLKNIIDDPEATDNDRFVAYNLLQNAAVAAEGALPSCQDTGTAICVAKKGENVYTGVNDAEWISKGIYNTYQSKNLRYSQIVPLTMFEEKNSGSNLPAQIDIYANKGSEYHFLFLAKGGGSANKTFLYQKTKSLLNEKNLEAFVKEKIMDLGTAACPPYHLALVIGGTSAEANLAAVKKASAGYYDNLPTEGNMGGQAFRDLEWEKKVQEICQKSAIGAQFGGKYLTHDVRVIRLPRHAASCPVGMGVSCSADRNIKGKITKDGIFLEQLEENPKKFLPETPPHLEAPVEIDLNRPMNEILAELSKYPIKTRLKLKGTLIVARDIAHAKIKELLDSGQPMPEYFKNHPIYYAGPAKTPEGMPSGSFGPTTAGRMDPYVDEFQKHGGSMIMLAKGNRSKEVTDACAKYGGFYLGSIGGPAAILAKENIKSVEVVDFPELGMEAVRKIEIENFPAFIITDDKDNDFFSSIAH; from the coding sequence ATGGAATTTCATTACCAAGAACCCTTCCCTATCCTAAAAGACGATACACCTTATAAAAAACTTACTTCCGAGTATGTAAAAGTGGAGAAATTAGGCGATAGAGAAATTTTAACCGTAGACCCTAAAGGACTAGAACTTTTAGCAGAACATGCTTTAGCAGATGTTTCTTTTATGCTACGCCCTACCCATTTACAAAAATTAAAAAACATTATTGACGACCCAGAAGCTACCGATAACGACCGCTTTGTAGCATACAATCTCCTTCAAAATGCGGCTGTTGCTGCGGAAGGTGCATTACCGTCTTGCCAAGATACAGGTACAGCAATATGCGTTGCAAAAAAAGGAGAAAATGTTTATACCGGTGTAAATGACGCTGAATGGATAAGCAAAGGGATTTACAACACTTATCAATCTAAAAATTTAAGATATTCGCAGATTGTTCCTTTAACAATGTTTGAGGAGAAGAACTCTGGTTCTAACCTTCCTGCACAGATAGACATTTATGCCAACAAAGGGAGCGAATATCATTTCTTATTCTTAGCAAAAGGAGGCGGTTCTGCCAACAAGACTTTCCTTTATCAAAAAACTAAATCTCTACTTAATGAGAAAAATTTAGAGGCTTTTGTTAAGGAAAAAATCATGGATTTAGGAACTGCTGCCTGTCCGCCGTACCATTTGGCTCTTGTTATTGGTGGAACTTCAGCGGAAGCTAATTTAGCCGCTGTAAAGAAAGCTAGTGCAGGTTATTATGACAATCTCCCAACAGAAGGCAATATGGGTGGACAAGCCTTTAGAGATTTAGAATGGGAAAAGAAAGTACAAGAAATTTGTCAAAAAAGTGCTATTGGAGCTCAATTTGGTGGAAAATACCTTACACATGATGTAAGAGTAATCCGTTTACCTCGCCACGCAGCAAGTTGCCCTGTAGGCATGGGTGTATCTTGTTCTGCAGACCGAAACATAAAAGGAAAAATCACTAAAGATGGTATCTTTTTGGAACAATTGGAAGAAAATCCAAAAAAATTCTTACCAGAAACACCACCTCATCTAGAAGCTCCAGTAGAAATTGACCTTAACCGTCCAATGAACGAAATCCTAGCTGAGCTTTCTAAATATCCTATCAAAACGAGGTTAAAACTTAAAGGTACTCTCATTGTTGCTAGAGATATAGCACATGCTAAAATAAAAGAACTTTTAGATTCAGGTCAGCCAATGCCTGAATACTTTAAAAATCATCCTATCTACTACGCTGGACCAGCTAAAACTCCAGAAGGAATGCCATCAGGAAGTTTCGGACCAACAACCGCAGGAAGAATGGATCCTTATGTAGACGAATTCCAAAAACATGGCGGAAGTATGATTATGCTGGCTAAAGGTAATAGAAGTAAAGAGGTAACCGATGCTTGTGCTAAATACGGTGGTTTCTATCTAGGCTCCATTGGAGGTCCTGCAGCAATACTTGCCAAAGAGAATATTAAATCTGTGGAAGTGGTAGATTTCCCAGAGTTAGGTATGGAAGCTGTGAGAAAAATAGAAATAGAAAACTTCCCTGCATTTATCATCACTGATGACAAGGATAACGATTTTTTCTCAAGCATTGCACACTAA
- a CDS encoding HU family DNA-binding protein, which produces MPIKYKVIQKGQPGVAGGGEKKYYASANVVSEKTLAGLTKDIEKISTVSGADIRAVLYALVDVMQSSLADGQIIRLGELGSMRVSISSEGKAKEEEVTSAAIKNAKVVFTPGSDLKKMLATLSYEKL; this is translated from the coding sequence ATGCCAATTAAGTACAAAGTGATTCAGAAAGGGCAACCAGGAGTTGCCGGTGGAGGCGAGAAAAAATATTATGCCTCTGCCAATGTAGTCAGCGAAAAAACTTTAGCAGGTCTGACTAAAGACATCGAGAAAATTTCAACAGTAAGCGGAGCGGACATCAGAGCGGTGCTTTATGCTTTGGTAGATGTAATGCAGTCTTCTCTAGCAGACGGACAAATTATCCGTTTAGGAGAACTCGGTAGTATGAGGGTGAGCATCAGTAGCGAGGGTAAAGCTAAGGAAGAGGAAGTAACCTCAGCAGCTATTAAAAATGCCAAGGTAGTCTTCACCCCAGGTTCTGACCTGAAAAAAATGCTGGCAACGCTAAGCTACGAAAAGCTCTAG
- a CDS encoding inorganic phosphate transporter, translating to MEYFVFVVVLLFVLAIADLIVGVSNDAVNFLNSAIGSKAAPYKTIIITAIIGVILGSVFSSGIMEIARKGIFYPQYFTFDIILIVFLAVMLTDIILLDIFNSLGLPTSTTVSIVFELLGASLISGILFSMAKDDKLSEVGKYINFESTSNIVSGIFLSILIAFTAGVVIQYLCRLLFTFQYETKLEKYGALYSGAGITSIVYFLLIKGLKGTTIISSESRDFINNHTWAILGAIFLIATIILFLLQKQYKINPLKVVF from the coding sequence ATGGAGTATTTTGTATTCGTCGTAGTCCTACTTTTTGTACTAGCCATCGCAGATTTAATTGTGGGTGTAAGTAATGATGCTGTTAATTTTCTTAATTCAGCCATAGGTTCCAAAGCCGCTCCCTATAAAACCATTATTATCACAGCTATCATTGGTGTAATTTTAGGCTCTGTATTTTCTAGCGGTATTATGGAAATCGCTAGGAAAGGTATATTCTATCCCCAATATTTTACTTTTGATATTATACTCATTGTTTTCTTAGCAGTAATGCTGACAGATATCATACTATTAGATATTTTTAACAGCTTAGGACTTCCCACCTCTACTACTGTTTCTATTGTGTTTGAGCTCTTAGGAGCATCACTAATCAGTGGTATTTTGTTTTCTATGGCTAAAGACGATAAGTTAAGCGAAGTAGGCAAATACATTAACTTTGAAAGTACCTCTAATATTGTTTCAGGTATATTTCTATCCATATTGATTGCCTTTACTGCAGGTGTGGTTATACAGTACTTATGTAGATTATTATTTACCTTCCAATATGAAACCAAATTAGAGAAATATGGTGCTTTGTATTCGGGAGCTGGGATTACTTCTATTGTATACTTTCTTCTCATAAAAGGGCTCAAAGGCACCACTATCATCAGTTCAGAATCTAGAGATTTCATAAATAATCATACTTGGGCTATATTGGGGGCTATATTTTTAATAGCTACTATTATCTTATTCTTACTACAAAAACAATATAAAATAAATCCTCTTAAGGTAGTGTTTTAG
- a CDS encoding IS982-like element ISRa1 family transposase, whose product MNNLEQIYERILEVLGLFSENQLISYQRRTPKMSDLEVISLNITAEYLSIDSELQLFRKLPNSLINKIERSVYNKRKRRLSLQTEQIRQRISMEFNEFEDIFIVDSMPMKVCENARSTRSKICKEQSYSSPTYGYCASQKLYFYGYKLHAVCSLNGVIKNFDISPASVHDIHYLKDSGEQMRNCTLIGDRGYLSAKVQIDLFNYANIKLDTPMRSNQKDYIPQFSLYKKKRKRIETFFSQLCDQFMIKRNYAKTFEGFKTRIISKITAATVIQYINKFIFQRKLNHLKISII is encoded by the coding sequence ATGAACAACTTAGAGCAAATATATGAAAGAATTTTGGAAGTTTTAGGACTTTTTTCAGAAAATCAACTGATTAGTTATCAGAGAAGAACACCTAAAATGAGCGATTTAGAAGTCATAAGTCTTAATATTACTGCTGAATACTTGAGTATTGATAGCGAATTACAGTTATTTAGAAAATTGCCAAACTCTCTGATAAACAAAATTGAAAGAAGTGTTTACAATAAGCGAAAACGAAGACTATCCCTACAAACAGAGCAAATTAGACAGCGTATTTCGATGGAGTTCAATGAGTTTGAAGATATTTTTATCGTTGATAGCATGCCAATGAAAGTTTGTGAAAACGCTCGTTCTACTCGTTCAAAAATTTGTAAAGAGCAATCCTATTCTTCACCAACATATGGTTATTGTGCTTCACAGAAATTATATTTCTATGGCTATAAACTACACGCAGTATGTTCTTTAAATGGTGTGATTAAGAATTTTGATATAAGCCCTGCATCCGTTCACGACATCCACTATTTAAAAGATAGTGGTGAGCAAATGCGAAACTGTACTTTAATTGGAGATAGAGGCTATTTATCAGCAAAAGTTCAAATAGATTTATTTAACTATGCTAATATTAAATTAGATACACCAATGAGAAGTAATCAGAAAGATTATATTCCTCAATTTTCATTGTACAAGAAAAAGCGAAAACGAATTGAGACATTTTTCTCTCAACTTTGCGACCAATTTATGATTAAAAGAAACTATGCTAAAACTTTTGAAGGCTTTAAAACAAGGATAATCAGTAAAATAACCGCCGCAACGGTTATTCAATATATCAATAAATTTATCTTCCAAAGAAAATTAAATCATCTAAAAATCAGTATTATTTAA
- the nadD gene encoding nicotinate (nicotinamide) nucleotide adenylyltransferase, with protein MKKVSLFFGSFNPIHIGHLILANYILEHSDMDELWFVVSPQNPFKEKKSLLADHNRLEMVELAIKNYPKMRASNIEFSLPQPSYTIDTLTYLHEKYPDHSFGLIMGEDNLASLHKWKNADRLVEQHQIIVYPRIFEHTEEEYPYKNHPNIHQINAPIIELSSTEIRNMIKNGKNTRPMLPIEVFEYLDGSHFYK; from the coding sequence ATGAAGAAAGTAAGCCTATTTTTCGGTTCATTTAACCCCATACATATTGGGCATCTTATCTTGGCTAACTACATTTTGGAACACTCCGATATGGACGAGCTTTGGTTCGTGGTAAGCCCTCAAAATCCGTTTAAGGAAAAAAAATCTTTACTAGCAGACCACAACCGCTTGGAAATGGTAGAGCTTGCCATTAAAAACTACCCTAAAATGAGAGCCTCTAATATAGAGTTTTCGCTCCCACAGCCTAGCTATACCATAGATACCTTAACCTATCTTCATGAGAAATATCCTGACCATAGTTTCGGTCTTATCATGGGTGAAGACAACCTAGCGTCTCTACACAAATGGAAAAATGCCGATAGGTTGGTAGAACAACACCAAATTATAGTTTACCCTAGAATTTTTGAACACACGGAAGAAGAATATCCTTACAAAAATCACCCTAACATTCACCAAATCAATGCTCCTATTATAGAGCTTTCTTCTACGGAAATTAGAAATATGATTAAGAATGGTAAAAATACCCGTCCTATGCTTCCTATTGAAGTATTTGAGTATTTAGACGGAAGCCATTTTTATAAATAA
- the recJ gene encoding single-stranded-DNA-specific exonuclease RecJ, producing the protein MNQKWIYKPEPSEEVVDALISSIGYGTLESKILVLREIDNYQKAREFFKPNLEDIHNPFLMADMQNAVERIATAIENGEKILVYGDYDVDGTTAVALMYLYLSKIVEKKYLDFYIPDRNTEGYGISKEGIDFAKENGFSLIIALDCGIKAIDKIDYAKELGIDFIICDHHLPGENIPKAVAVLDPKRTDCRYPFKELSGCGVGFKLCQGLNNIYKIPDEELYELTDLLAISIAADIVSMTGENRVLAKLGLKTLRKTRNLGIRLLIPKEKLATFDISNIVFEIAPKINAAGRISHGKAAVELMVSDNLKHATQIVENILNLNDHRREMDMSSTTAALQQVIDTQQIQNATTVVYGSDWNKGVIGIVASRLTETYYKPTVVFTDGNNGEIVASARSVSDFDVHAALEECSDLFLKFGGHPAAAGLSMEKEKFELFKEKFEKTVAKNIKEHQKEPSITIDTVVDIDDLNKDFYNFHRKLAPFGPHNMKPILVLKNLNISGHVKQMGKDNSHIKFYIQNPNNKRNIECVGFKLGHFAEEFRNKTFDLAFTVEENHWKGNVTYYLNIKGVKFS; encoded by the coding sequence ATGAATCAAAAATGGATTTACAAACCAGAACCTAGCGAGGAAGTAGTAGATGCCCTTATTTCATCTATAGGCTATGGCACACTAGAGTCTAAAATACTCGTCCTCCGCGAGATAGATAATTATCAGAAAGCAAGAGAATTCTTTAAACCTAATCTTGAAGATATACACAACCCTTTCTTAATGGCAGATATGCAAAACGCCGTAGAACGCATTGCTACCGCTATAGAGAACGGAGAAAAGATATTAGTCTACGGAGATTATGATGTAGATGGCACCACTGCCGTAGCACTAATGTACCTATACCTTAGTAAAATTGTAGAGAAGAAATATCTAGATTTCTACATTCCTGACCGAAATACAGAAGGCTATGGTATTTCCAAAGAAGGGATAGATTTCGCTAAAGAAAACGGCTTTTCGCTAATTATTGCTTTAGATTGTGGCATAAAAGCTATTGATAAGATAGACTACGCTAAAGAGTTAGGAATAGACTTTATTATATGCGACCACCACTTACCAGGGGAAAACATTCCTAAAGCAGTGGCGGTGCTAGACCCCAAAAGAACCGATTGCCGTTATCCTTTCAAGGAACTTTCGGGTTGTGGTGTAGGGTTTAAACTATGCCAAGGACTCAACAATATTTATAAAATACCTGATGAGGAGCTGTATGAACTTACGGACTTATTAGCCATTTCTATCGCAGCGGATATTGTATCTATGACGGGCGAAAACCGTGTACTCGCAAAGTTAGGACTTAAAACCCTGAGAAAAACTAGAAATTTAGGTATAAGGCTTTTAATCCCAAAAGAAAAACTAGCGACTTTTGACATTTCTAATATCGTCTTTGAAATTGCTCCAAAAATAAATGCCGCGGGAAGAATTTCACACGGTAAAGCTGCCGTGGAACTCATGGTATCAGACAACTTAAAGCACGCCACACAGATTGTAGAAAACATACTAAACCTCAACGACCACAGGAGGGAAATGGATATGAGTTCTACCACCGCTGCACTCCAGCAAGTAATAGACACCCAACAAATTCAAAACGCTACCACCGTAGTTTATGGCTCCGATTGGAACAAAGGCGTTATAGGAATCGTAGCCTCGAGGCTTACCGAAACCTACTATAAACCTACCGTTGTATTTACCGATGGTAATAATGGGGAGATTGTGGCTTCGGCAAGGTCGGTATCAGATTTTGATGTTCATGCGGCTTTGGAAGAGTGTTCGGATTTATTTCTAAAATTCGGAGGACACCCTGCTGCTGCTGGGCTTTCTATGGAAAAAGAAAAATTTGAACTCTTTAAAGAAAAGTTTGAAAAAACAGTTGCAAAGAATATCAAAGAACATCAAAAAGAGCCTAGCATTACTATTGATACCGTGGTAGATATAGACGACTTAAATAAGGATTTCTATAACTTCCACAGAAAACTAGCTCCGTTTGGTCCTCATAATATGAAACCTATTTTAGTCCTGAAAAATCTTAATATCAGTGGTCATGTAAAACAAATGGGTAAGGATAACAGCCACATTAAGTTTTACATTCAAAACCCTAACAACAAGCGGAATATAGAATGTGTAGGATTTAAACTAGGTCATTTCGCCGAAGAGTTCCGTAATAAAACCTTTGATTTAGCCTTTACCGTAGAAGAAAACCACTGGAAAGGCAATGTAACTTATTACCTCAACATCAAAGGCGTTAAATTCTCTTAA
- the pepT gene encoding peptidase T — MINIDFTQEWKDKLLARFLTYVKIYSTSDPESETTPSTPQQWDMANLLFNELKELGLEDVSIDEHGYVFGFIPSNLDNKEVPQIGFIAHYDSTPDFNGNGVNPQIWKNYDGGDLVLNQETGFTLSSSKFESLKDYIGQTLITTDGTTLLSADDKAGIAEIVTAAEYLIAHPEIKHGRISVGFNPDEEIGRGAHKFNVEKFGAEWAYTMDGGEVGELEYENFNAAGAVVKIHGLSVHPGYSYGKMVNAGLLAADFINRLPSNETPSTTRGFEGFYHLLEVNADVSEAKLQYIIRDLDAEKFEARKSFMLKKVKEFNAQYGEGVAEIEIKEQYRNMKQQFEGKMHIIDFAEEAMKIANIEPKIKAIRGGTDGAQLSYMGLPCPNIFAGGLNFHGPYEYVPLESMEKATKVILNIAQLVAEK; from the coding sequence ATGATAAACATAGATTTTACCCAAGAATGGAAAGATAAACTACTCGCAAGATTTTTAACCTATGTTAAAATATACTCTACTAGCGACCCTGAAAGTGAAACTACACCATCTACACCTCAACAGTGGGATATGGCAAATCTACTCTTCAACGAGCTTAAAGAACTAGGATTAGAAGATGTTTCCATTGATGAACACGGCTATGTATTTGGCTTTATACCTTCTAATTTAGACAATAAAGAAGTACCTCAAATAGGATTTATTGCACACTATGATTCCACACCAGACTTTAATGGTAATGGCGTTAATCCTCAAATATGGAAAAACTACGACGGCGGAGATTTAGTACTAAACCAAGAAACAGGCTTTACCCTTTCTTCTTCTAAATTTGAGAGCCTCAAAGATTATATAGGTCAAACCCTCATCACTACAGACGGTACTACCCTACTTTCTGCGGACGACAAGGCTGGTATTGCAGAAATCGTAACGGCAGCCGAGTACCTTATAGCTCACCCTGAAATTAAGCACGGTAGAATATCCGTAGGCTTTAACCCAGATGAGGAAATTGGACGAGGAGCTCACAAATTCAATGTAGAAAAATTTGGTGCAGAATGGGCATATACTATGGACGGCGGTGAAGTAGGCGAACTAGAATATGAAAACTTTAATGCTGCTGGTGCTGTTGTTAAAATACACGGTTTAAGTGTTCACCCAGGATATTCTTATGGTAAAATGGTAAACGCTGGACTTTTAGCTGCAGATTTCATAAACCGACTTCCTTCTAACGAGACTCCTTCTACCACTAGAGGTTTTGAAGGTTTTTATCACTTACTAGAAGTAAATGCTGATGTTTCTGAAGCTAAGCTACAATACATCATTAGAGACCTCGATGCAGAGAAGTTTGAAGCTAGAAAGTCATTCATGCTAAAGAAGGTTAAAGAATTTAATGCTCAATATGGAGAAGGAGTAGCAGAAATAGAAATTAAAGAGCAATACCGCAACATGAAGCAACAATTTGAAGGAAAAATGCATATCATAGATTTTGCGGAAGAAGCAATGAAAATAGCTAATATAGAGCCAAAAATAAAAGCGATAAGAGGTGGCACAGACGGTGCTCAGCTTTCTTATATGGGATTACCTTGTCCTAATATTTTTGCGGGAGGGCTCAACTTCCACGGACCTTACGAGTATGTTCCTTTAGAAAGTATGGAAAAAGCCACTAAAGTGATACTAAACATTGCTCAACTAGTAGCCGAAAAATAA